The Henckelia pumila isolate YLH828 unplaced genomic scaffold, ASM3356847v2 CTG_461:::fragment_3, whole genome shotgun sequence genome window below encodes:
- the LOC140871875 gene encoding NADH dehydrogenase [ubiquinone] 1 beta subcomplex subunit 7: protein MEISGSSKKMIATQEEMAEARVPIPYRDQCAHLLIPLNKCRQAEFYLPWKCETERHSYEKCEYELVMERMLQMQKIRERGAQSANHSIPLVPKTAGA, encoded by the coding sequence ATGGAGATTTCCGGCTCATCGAAGAAGATGATAGCGACGCAGGAAGAGATGGCGGAGGCGAGGGTCCCAATTCCGTACAGAGACCAGTGTGCCCATTTGCTGATCCCGCTCAACAAATGCCGGCAGGCCGAGTTTTACCTGCCGTGGAAGTGCGAGACGGAGCGCCACTCCTATGAGAAGTGTGAGTACGAACTCGTCATGGAGAGGATGCTGCAGATGCAGAAGATCCGAGAGCGAGGAGCCCAGTCGGCAAACCATTCCATTCCCCTTGTCCCCAAAACTGCTGGTGCTTGA
- the LOC140871585 gene encoding protein CHROMATIN REMODELING 19 isoform X2: MKRDRELIEVSDDEWSLHSDSFKPSRVFKPTTSSGNPPPPIESFAYNPKPIHVIDSSSSSEENGEVGVGNGNEFEGLEDEDADMEIGKDAGTSKRGNRFVIADDEDDPDEFSFSFSEEDDDVGEEVVKEEDDVVKKALRKCEKISAELKRELYGTTSEVCDRYSEVELGASSSVRIVTQDDVNEVCGSEGSDFKPILKPYQLVGVNFLLLLYRKKIGGAILADEMGLGKTIQAITYLTLLRHLEDDPGPHLIVCPASVLENWERELNKWCPSFSVLQYHGSARSAHSKELNSLGKAGLPPPFDVILVCYSLFERHSGQQKDDRKILRHWKWGCVLMDEAHALKDKNSYRWKNLMSVARNARQRLMLTGTPLQNDLHELWSLLEFMMPDLFETGDVDLKKLLNAEDRDLISRMKSILGPFILRRLKSDVMQQLVQKTQKIEFVLMGKQQEDAYQEAIENYRTASQSRVTRSSETCLRNIASILPRRQISNYFFEFRKISNHPLLVRRIYTDDDIVRFAKMLHPKGVFGFECTLERVIEELRTYNDFSVHRLLLYYGDANVKGILSEEHVMASGKCRALAELLPVLNRHGHRVLIFSQWTSMLDILEWALDVIGVNYRRLDGR; encoded by the exons ATGAAACGGGACCGAGAATTGATCGAAGTCTCCGATGATGAGTGGTCCCTTCACTCCGATTCCTTCAAACCCTCTCGAGTCTTCAAACCCACGACAAGTTCTGGAAACCCACCTCCACCCATTGAATCTTTCGCTTACAATCCGAAACCCATTCATGTAATCGACAGTTCTTCGTCTTCCGAGGAGAATGGAGAAGTGGGTGTTGGAAATGGTAATGAATTCGAAGGGCTGGAGGACGAAGATGCTGACATGGAGATCGGTAAGGATGCGGGAACGAGCAAACGCGGGAATCGGTTTGTGATTGCGGATGATGAGGATGACCCAGATGAGTTCTCCTTTTCTTTTTCGGAGGAGGATGATGATGTGGGGGAGGAGGTGGTGAAGGAGGAGGATGATGTTGTTAAAAAGGCCCTGCGGAAGTGTGAGAAGATTTCTGCTGAGCTGAAGCGGGAGCTGTATGGTACAACCTCGGAAGTGTGTGACCGATACTCAGAAGTGGAGTTGGGCGCTTCTTCTTCAGTGAGAATTGTCACTCAG GATGATGTCAATGAAGTGTGTGGAAGTGAAGGTTCGGATTTTAAGCCAATACTAAAGCCATACCAGCTTGTTGGAGTCAATTTTCTACTACTATTGTACAGAAAGAAAATCGGGGGAG CTATATTGGCTGATGAGATGGGTCTTGGTAAGACCATCCAG GCAATTACATATCTGACCCTGTTGAGGCATTTGGAAGATGACCCTGGTCCACATTTAATTGTTTGTCCTGCCTCTGTGTTGGAGAACTGGGAAAGGGAGCTTAATAAATGGTGCCCATCATTCTCTGTGCTTCAATACCATGGTTCTGCAAGATCTGCTCATTCGAAAGAGTTGAATTCTCTTGGCAAGGCTGGTTTGCCACCACCTTTTGATGTTATTCTTGTGTGCTATTCACTTTTTGAACGCCACAG TGGGCAGCAGAAAGATGACCGAAAAATACTTAGACACTGGAAATGGGGCTGTGTTTTAATGGATGAAGCTCATGCGTTGAAGGATAAGAACAGCTACAGATGGAAAAATTTAATGTCAGTGGCACGAAATGCAAGACAGCGTCTGATGCTTACTGGGACTCCATTACAAAATGATTTACAT GAGTTGTGGTCTTTGTTGGAGTTTATGATGCCTGATCTTTTTGAAACGGGAGATGTTGACTTAAAAAAGTTGTTAAATGCAGAAgatagagatttaatttctagGATGAAGTCCATTTTGGGTCCATTCATCTTAAGACGGTTAAAATCTGATGTAATGCAGCAGCTAGTTCAAAAAACACAGAAG ATCGAGTTTGTTCTCATGGGAAAACAACAAGAAGATGCTTATCAAGAAGCAATTGAGAATTATCGTACTGCATCTCAATCTCGTGTTACAAGGTCTTCAGAAACCTGCCTACGCAACATTGCTAGTATTTTACCTCGACGGCAaatttctaattatttttttgagttTCGTAAG ATTTCAAATCATCCTTTATTGGTGCGACGCATTTACACAGATGATGATATTGTTCGTTTTGCTAAAATGTTGCATCCAAAAGGTGTATTTGGCTTTGAATGTACCTTGGAACGGGTCATCGAGGAGCTTAGAACTTACAATGACTTCTCAGTCCACAGG cttttaCTTTATTATGGGGATGCCAATGTGAAGGGAATTCTTTCTGAAGAACATGTCATGGCTTCAGGGAAGTGCCGG GCATTGGCCGAACTACTCCCTGTACTGAACCGACATGGGCATCGTGTTCTTATATTTAGCCAATGGACGTCAATGCTTGACATATTGGAGTGGGCTTTGGACGTGATCGGTGTCAATTACAGGCGCCTTGATGGAAG GTGA
- the LOC140871585 gene encoding protein CHROMATIN REMODELING 19 isoform X1, translated as MKRDRELIEVSDDEWSLHSDSFKPSRVFKPTTSSGNPPPPIESFAYNPKPIHVIDSSSSSEENGEVGVGNGNEFEGLEDEDADMEIGKDAGTSKRGNRFVIADDEDDPDEFSFSFSEEDDDVGEEVVKEEDDVVKKALRKCEKISAELKRELYGTTSEVCDRYSEVELGASSSVRIVTQDDVNEVCGSEGSDFKPILKPYQLVGVNFLLLLYRKKIGGAILADEMGLGKTIQAITYLTLLRHLEDDPGPHLIVCPASVLENWERELNKWCPSFSVLQYHGSARSAHSKELNSLGKAGLPPPFDVILVCYSLFERHSGQQKDDRKILRHWKWGCVLMDEAHALKDKNSYRWKNLMSVARNARQRLMLTGTPLQNDLHELWSLLEFMMPDLFETGDVDLKKLLNAEDRDLISRMKSILGPFILRRLKSDVMQQLVQKTQKIEFVLMGKQQEDAYQEAIENYRTASQSRVTRSSETCLRNIASILPRRQISNYFFEFRKISNHPLLVRRIYTDDDIVRFAKMLHPKGVFGFECTLERVIEELRTYNDFSVHRLLLYYGDANVKGILSEEHVMASGKCRALAELLPVLNRHGHRVLIFSQWTSMLDILEWALDVIGVNYRRLDGSTQVTERQTIVDTFNKDTSIFACLLSTRAGGQGLNLTGADTVIIHDMDFNPQIDRQAEDRCHRIGQTKPVTVYRLVTKNTVDENVYEIAKRKLTLDAAVLESGIQVENEGDVPDKTMAEILSSLLR; from the exons ATGAAACGGGACCGAGAATTGATCGAAGTCTCCGATGATGAGTGGTCCCTTCACTCCGATTCCTTCAAACCCTCTCGAGTCTTCAAACCCACGACAAGTTCTGGAAACCCACCTCCACCCATTGAATCTTTCGCTTACAATCCGAAACCCATTCATGTAATCGACAGTTCTTCGTCTTCCGAGGAGAATGGAGAAGTGGGTGTTGGAAATGGTAATGAATTCGAAGGGCTGGAGGACGAAGATGCTGACATGGAGATCGGTAAGGATGCGGGAACGAGCAAACGCGGGAATCGGTTTGTGATTGCGGATGATGAGGATGACCCAGATGAGTTCTCCTTTTCTTTTTCGGAGGAGGATGATGATGTGGGGGAGGAGGTGGTGAAGGAGGAGGATGATGTTGTTAAAAAGGCCCTGCGGAAGTGTGAGAAGATTTCTGCTGAGCTGAAGCGGGAGCTGTATGGTACAACCTCGGAAGTGTGTGACCGATACTCAGAAGTGGAGTTGGGCGCTTCTTCTTCAGTGAGAATTGTCACTCAG GATGATGTCAATGAAGTGTGTGGAAGTGAAGGTTCGGATTTTAAGCCAATACTAAAGCCATACCAGCTTGTTGGAGTCAATTTTCTACTACTATTGTACAGAAAGAAAATCGGGGGAG CTATATTGGCTGATGAGATGGGTCTTGGTAAGACCATCCAG GCAATTACATATCTGACCCTGTTGAGGCATTTGGAAGATGACCCTGGTCCACATTTAATTGTTTGTCCTGCCTCTGTGTTGGAGAACTGGGAAAGGGAGCTTAATAAATGGTGCCCATCATTCTCTGTGCTTCAATACCATGGTTCTGCAAGATCTGCTCATTCGAAAGAGTTGAATTCTCTTGGCAAGGCTGGTTTGCCACCACCTTTTGATGTTATTCTTGTGTGCTATTCACTTTTTGAACGCCACAG TGGGCAGCAGAAAGATGACCGAAAAATACTTAGACACTGGAAATGGGGCTGTGTTTTAATGGATGAAGCTCATGCGTTGAAGGATAAGAACAGCTACAGATGGAAAAATTTAATGTCAGTGGCACGAAATGCAAGACAGCGTCTGATGCTTACTGGGACTCCATTACAAAATGATTTACAT GAGTTGTGGTCTTTGTTGGAGTTTATGATGCCTGATCTTTTTGAAACGGGAGATGTTGACTTAAAAAAGTTGTTAAATGCAGAAgatagagatttaatttctagGATGAAGTCCATTTTGGGTCCATTCATCTTAAGACGGTTAAAATCTGATGTAATGCAGCAGCTAGTTCAAAAAACACAGAAG ATCGAGTTTGTTCTCATGGGAAAACAACAAGAAGATGCTTATCAAGAAGCAATTGAGAATTATCGTACTGCATCTCAATCTCGTGTTACAAGGTCTTCAGAAACCTGCCTACGCAACATTGCTAGTATTTTACCTCGACGGCAaatttctaattatttttttgagttTCGTAAG ATTTCAAATCATCCTTTATTGGTGCGACGCATTTACACAGATGATGATATTGTTCGTTTTGCTAAAATGTTGCATCCAAAAGGTGTATTTGGCTTTGAATGTACCTTGGAACGGGTCATCGAGGAGCTTAGAACTTACAATGACTTCTCAGTCCACAGG cttttaCTTTATTATGGGGATGCCAATGTGAAGGGAATTCTTTCTGAAGAACATGTCATGGCTTCAGGGAAGTGCCGG GCATTGGCCGAACTACTCCCTGTACTGAACCGACATGGGCATCGTGTTCTTATATTTAGCCAATGGACGTCAATGCTTGACATATTGGAGTGGGCTTTGGACGTGATCGGTGTCAATTACAGGCGCCTTGATGGAAG CACACAGGTGACAGAAAGACAGACAATCGTCGACACCTTCAACAAGGATACCTCAATCTTTGCATGCTTGCTGTCCACAAGGGCTGGAGGGCAGGGTTTGAACTTGACTGGAGCTGATACAGTTATAATTCATGACATGGATTTTAATCCTCAGATTGATCGGCAGGCTGAAGATCGCTGCCATCGCATTGGCCAAACTAAGCCAGTCACAGTGTACAG GCTCGTGACCAAGAATACAGTTGATGAGAACGTTTACGAGATTGCTAAAAGGAAACTAACATTGGATGCAGCAGTGCTGGAGTCTGGAATACAAGTTGAGAATGAAGGTGATGTGCCTGATAAGACTATGGCTGAGATATTATCATCACTGTTGCGTTGA
- the LOC140872117 gene encoding protein C2-DOMAIN ABA-RELATED 7-like: MDALGLLRIRVKRGINLAVRDAATSDPYVVVTCGEQRVKTKAVKDNCNPVWDEELTIYIKYLDVPIILSVYDKDTFTGDDSMGDAQIDIKPYVECLKMGLQDLPDGTKVDRVQPGRENCLADESCVVWNKGKMTQDMILRLRNVESGEVEIQVEWIDILGCDSLKSQA; this comes from the exons ATGGATGCTTTGGGTCTGCTGAGGATTCGAGTGAAACGAGGTATCAATCTTGCTGTAAGAGACGCAGCCACCAGTGATCCTTACGTTGTTGTCACTTGCGGCGAGCAG CGAGTGAAGACTAAAGCCGTCAAGGACAACTGCAACCCAGTATGGGACGAAGAGTTGACGATTTATATCAAGTATCTAGATGTTCCTATTATTCTC AGTGTTTATGACAAAGACACCTTCACCGGAGACGACAGCATGGGAGACGCCCAAATCGACATTAAACCTTACGTAGAATGTCTGAAAATGGGATTGCAAGATCTCCCAGATGGCACTAAAGTGGATAGGGTCCAGCCGGGCCGAGAGAATTGCCTGGCTGATGAAAGCTGTGTTGTTTGGAACAAAGGGAAGATGACCCAAGACATGATTCTCAGGTTGAGAAACGTGGAATCTGGTGAAGTCGAGATCCAGGTCGAATGGATAGACATTCTGGGTTGCGACAGTCTCAAGAGTCAAGCATAA